In Streptomyces dangxiongensis, one DNA window encodes the following:
- a CDS encoding response regulator transcription factor translates to MRAVIAEDSLLLRIGVVKVLEAAGFEMCAQVADAEGLLAAVEEHRPDIAVVDVRMPPGFTDEGVRAALVIRRQYPRTAVLLLSQYVEERYAADLLAANTSGVGYLLKQRVADVEEFAEAVRRVAAGGTALDPQVVAQLLVRRHSDPLDRLTTREREVLELMAGGRSNSGVAAELVVSESAVAKHINSIFTKLDLPKADADHRRVLAVLRFLGVATA, encoded by the coding sequence GTGCGCGCCGTGATCGCCGAGGATTCCCTCTTGCTGCGCATCGGCGTGGTCAAGGTGCTGGAGGCGGCCGGCTTCGAGATGTGCGCGCAAGTCGCCGACGCAGAAGGGCTGCTGGCGGCCGTCGAGGAGCACCGTCCCGACATCGCCGTGGTCGACGTGCGCATGCCGCCCGGCTTCACCGACGAGGGAGTACGTGCCGCGCTGGTGATCCGCCGCCAGTATCCGCGTACCGCCGTGCTCCTGCTGTCGCAGTACGTGGAGGAGCGGTACGCCGCCGATCTGCTCGCCGCCAACACCTCGGGCGTCGGCTATCTGCTCAAGCAACGGGTCGCCGACGTCGAGGAGTTCGCCGAGGCGGTACGCCGGGTGGCGGCCGGCGGCACCGCGCTCGACCCGCAGGTCGTCGCGCAGCTACTGGTGCGCCGGCACAGCGATCCGCTCGACCGGCTGACAACGCGCGAGCGGGAGGTGCTGGAGCTGATGGCGGGCGGCCGGTCCAACTCCGGCGTCGCCGCCGAGCTGGTCGTGAGCGAGAGCGCTGTCGCCAAGCACATCAACAGCATCTTCACCAAGCTCGACCTGCCCAAGGCCGACGCCGACCACCGCCGCGTCCTAGCGGTGCTGCGCTTCCTGGGCGTTGCGACCGCATAG